From the genome of Oceanococcus atlanticus:
GCGGTTTTCCGTCAGCTGCCGCTCAGCATCCTGCTTGCGTGCAAGCTGGCGATTCAAAATGCCGGTGATGCGCAGCACTTCCAGGCAGCCTACAAACAGCGCTGCAGCGAACAGAACACGTGAGGCACCAAGCATCATGTGCTGAGTGCTGTGCGACATGCCCAGGCTCATCACCGGCGCCAAAGCACCACCCAGAAGCACCGCCAGCACGAAATAGAAAGTCACGTTCTGCAAATGCCTGCGCAGCCTGAACAGCGCCCACAGCGCAGCGGCGCCGAATACGGCAACCAGCACGGCTTCTACGATGTGGAAAAGATCAGGCAAGTGACTGTCCGTTGCGAACATCTGTCATGGTCAGATGGTATAAGCCCTGAGCAGGCTGGCAACCCTTCGCATTTGACAAATAGTCTACACTCCGAAGCGCTTGGACATTCAGCCAACATCACATCAGTTGGGCACAACAAGCCCACATTCATAGGGGAACTTTCATGACCAGTTTCGTTATCGCCATGCTGGTGCTGGCCGTTGTCGGCGTCTTTCTTGGGGTCAAGGTCGTGCCGCAAGGCCATCGTTACACCGTTGAGCGCTTCGGCCGCTTCACCCGCACGCTGGAGCCGGGGCTGCATTTCATCATGCCGATCGTTGATCGCATCGGTCACAAGATCAACGTGATGGAACAGGTTATCGACATCCCCAGTCAGGATGTCATTACCCGCGATAACGCCCAGGTTAGCGTTGACGGCGTGGTTTACATTGTGGTCGCCGATGCCGCCCGCGCCGCCTACGAGGTGCGCGACCTGATGCGCGCGGTGGTCAACCTGGCGATGACCTCGATCCGTTCGGTGCTGGGCGAAATGGACCTGGACGAAGCACTGTCACGGCGTGACGAGATCAACATCAAGCTGCTCAAGATCATTGATGAGGCCTCCGAAGCCTGGGGCACG
Proteins encoded in this window:
- a CDS encoding SPFH domain-containing protein, translating into MTSFVIAMLVLAVVGVFLGVKVVPQGHRYTVERFGRFTRTLEPGLHFIMPIVDRIGHKINVMEQVIDIPSQDVITRDNAQVSVDGVVYIVVADAARAAYEVRDLMRAVVNLAMTSIRSVLGEMDLDEALSRRDEINIKLLKIIDEASEAWGTQVKRVEIKDISPPTDLVDSMARQMKAEREKRANILEAEGLREAEIKKAEGEKRAMILEAEGRLEAAQRDAEARERLAQAEAKATRDVSLAIAEGDVNAINYFVAQKYTEALRDIGAAPNQKVILLPLEASNLIGSLGGVKELLGSINDKPKS